One Cyprinus carpio isolate SPL01 chromosome B25, ASM1834038v1, whole genome shotgun sequence genomic region harbors:
- the slc35b4 gene encoding UDP-xylose and UDP-N-acetylglucosamine transporter → MNTLFAIALVFVGCCSNVVFLELLVRDFPGCGNIVTFAQFAFIALEGFIFETHFGRKKPHIPLSNYVIMVTMFFTVSVINNYALNFNIAMPLHMIFRSGSLIANMILGIIILKKRYSASKYLSIMLVSLGIFICTIMSAKQVSVEKGATEEDGFYAFMHWILGIAMLTFALLMSARMGIFQETLYKKYGKHSKEALFYNHFLPLPGFLLLSTDIYRHAVLFSQSSPVEIPVIGQSVPVMWLYLLMNVITQYVCIRGVFILTTECASLTVTLVVTLRKFLSLIISILYFHNPFTAWHWVGTAVVFLGTLLYTEVWSSIRAAMKGEKADKKAE, encoded by the exons ATGAATACGTTGTTTGCGATCGCTTTGGTGTTTGTTGGTTGCTGCagtaatgttgtgtttttggaaCTGTTGGTTAG GGATTTCCCAGGATGTGGGAATATAGTCACATTTGCCCAGTTTGCCTTCATTGCACTGGAAGGGTTCATCTTTGAGACACACTTTGGACGCAAAAAGCCACACATACCCCTCAG TAACTATGTGATCATGGTGACCATGTTCTTTACCGTCAGCGTGATCAATAACTACGCCCTGAACTTTAATATCGCCATGCCCCTGCACATGATCTTCAGATCA GGATCTTTGATAGCAAACATGATCCTCGGTATTATCATCTTGAAGAAAAG GTATTCGGCGAGTAAATATCTCTCCATCATGCTGGTGTCTTTGGGCATTTTCATTTGCACTATTATGTCGGCCAAACAAGTG AGTGTTGAGAAAGGGGCCACAGAGGAAGATGGTTTTTATGCCTTCATGCATTGGATTCTGG GGATCGCCATGCTGACGTTCGCCTTGCTGATGTCTGCAAGAATGGGCATTTTCCAGGAAACTCTGTACAAGAAGTATGGCAAACACTCCAAGGAGGCTTTGTTTTACAAT CACTTTCTGCCTTTACCAGGATTCCTCCTGCTGTCAACAGACATCTACAGACACGCCGTGCTCTTCAGCCAGAGCT CTCCAGTGGAAATccctgtgattggtcagtctgtGCCAGTCATGTGGTTATACCTACTGATGAACGTCATCACCCA ATACGTGTGCATCCGCGGCGTGTTCATCCTGACCACGGAGTGCGCATCGCTCACGGTTACACTGGTGGTGACGCTTCGCAAATTCCTGAGTCTCATTATTTCCATCCTGTACTTCCATAATCCCTTCACAGCCTGGCACTGGGTCGGCACGGCCGTGGTGTTCCTGGGAACACTGCTCTACACGGAAGTGTGGTCTAGCATTCGAGCGGCAATGAAAGGAGAGAAAGCTGACAAGAAGGCAGAGTAA
- the chchd3b gene encoding coiled-coil-helix-coiled-coil-helix domain containing 3b, with the protein MGGNGSSRHVSFDPAYDEEQGVTFVKGIRLSQRVIDRMKESPPVVHPQASPKSSTQSTAPVAPPAERLVPGEHHVPIIPHPPSYASTLVPPPVSEPITHFVPLVTGTEETSAPPSNHLKSPESLPNPPPTGDEHVVILVPDPQPAVPPAEPINAPSAVSSESLTASPRIEPLTPPPSITSSTEPVAIPPSPTTDPLTEPVTPIGSSVEPVTPIGSPVEAVTPIASSVEPVTPIGSSVEPVRHIESSFEPVTPIGSSVEPITPIGSSVEPVTPIGSSVEPVTPIGSSVEAVTPIGSHVEAVTPIGSPVEPVTPIGCPVLAVTPIGSPVEAVTPIAFSVEPGPLLNPKYVVCMWFSVEPEVSTSPIAKPAPIHSVLEESAVSQSGSASSVVLPDEMPCKMQMGLLSTGDPAVPRVHLVEEPVTPQLEVFPLQTHVVNEEKLKRQLREDLQKLLNEEMKMAERNMRQQLEEEKAKAKAQAQAAARLQIQDEVRKLLEEEKASYQQTLADAIRMEQLKVQDEHLITQYYWMERKAQNLEEKEKDLENQDALFREQIAKMQEKMARFTKVTAENYKKGLEDAHNRFRRCQIKPVCSDLQSQILKCYAENKGQTMSCSSIASLYIQCVDRARQDKKLSTGG; encoded by the exons ATGGGGGGCAATGGCAGCTCGCGCCACGTTTCCTTCGACCCTGCCTATGATGAGGAGCAGGGGGTTACATTCGTGAAGGGCATTAGG CTTTCACAAAGAGTGATTGATCGTATGAAGGAGTCTCCACCTGTGGTTCACCCGCAAGCTTCACCCAAATCCTCCACCCAGTCAACAGCTCCTGTAGCTCCTCCGGCTGAGCGATTGGTTCCAGGTGAACATCATGTACCCATAATCCCTCATCCTCCCTCATATGCCAGTACTTTGGTTCCTCCTCCCGTTTCAGAGCCAATAACACATTTCGTGCCTTTAGTAACTGGGACTGAGGAAACATCCGCACCACCTTCAAATCACCTAAAGTCACCTGAAAGTCTTCCAAATCCTCCGCCTACAGGTGATGAGCATGTAGTTATACTTGTACCTGACCCTCAACCTGCTGTGCCGCCTGCTGAACCCATAAATGCTCCTTCAGCAGTGTCAAGTGAATCATTAACTGCTTCTCCACGTATAGAACCCCTAACACCACCTCCTTCCATAACCTCGAGTACTGAACCTGTCGCCATTCCTCCTTCACCAACCACAGACCCACTTACTGAACCTGTAACACCTATAGGGTCCTCTGTTGAACCTGTAACACCTATAGGGTCCCCTGTTGAAGCTGTAACACCTATAGCATCCTCTGTTGAACCTGTAACACCTATAGGGTCCTCTGTTGAACCCGTAAGACATATAGAATCCTCTTTTGAACCCGTAACACCTATAGGCTCCTCTGTTGAACCCATAACACCTATAGGGTCCTCTGTTGAACCCGTAACACCTATAGGGTCCTCTGTTGAACCCGTAACACCTATAGGGTCCTCTGTTGAAGCTGTAACACCTATAGGGTCCCATGTTGAAGCTGTAACACCTATAGGGTCCCCTGTTGAACCTGTAACACCTATAGGGTGCCCTGTTTTAGCTGTAACACCCATAGGGTCCCCTGTTGAAGCTGTAACACCTATAGCGTTCTCTGTTGAACCC GGTCCTCTGTTGAACCC AAaatatgttgtgtgtatgtggtttTCTGTTGAACCTGAGGTTTCAACCTCCCCAATCGCCAAACCTGCTCCCATTCACTCTGTCTTGGAGGAGTCGGCTGTTTCGCAATCTGGATCTGCTTCATCTGTGGTTTTGCCTGATGAAATGCCTTGCAAGATGCAAATGGGTCTACTTTCCACTGGAGATCCTGCAGTTCCTCGTGTTCACCTGGTTGAGGAACCTGTTACGCCTCAACTCGAGGTCTTTCCACTGCAAACACATGTTG tgaaTGAGGAAAAGCTCAAAAGGCAGCTCAGAGAAGATCTCCAGAAGCTCCTGAATGAGGAAATGAAGATGGCAGAGCGTAACATGCGACAACAG CTGGAGGAAGAGAAAGCTAAAGCGAAGGCCCAAGCTCAAGCTGCAGCCCGACTCCAGATTCAGGACGAGGTCAGGAAGCTTCTGGAAGAGGAGAAGGCATCCTATCAACAGACTCTAGCAGATGCCATTAGGATGGAGCAGCTGAAGGTCCAGGATGAGCATCTCATAACTCAGTATTAC TGGATGGAGAGGAAG GCTCAGAACCTGGAGGAGAAGGAGAAAGATCTGGAAAATCAGGACGCTTTGTTTCGGGAGCAGATTGCCAAGATGCAGGAAAAG ATGGCTCGGTTCACAAAAGTTACTGCTGAAAATTACAAGAAAGGCTTAGAGGACGCACACAACCGCTTCAG GCGATGCCAAATCAAACCAGTGTGTTCAGATCTGCAGAGTCAGATACTGAAGTGTTACGCTGAGAATAAAGGTCAAACTATGAGCTGTTCCAGCATCGCATCACTGTACATTCAGTGTGTGGACCGTGCCAGACAG gataaAAAGCTGAGCACCGGAGGTTAG